The following are encoded in a window of Panicum virgatum strain AP13 chromosome 5N, P.virgatum_v5, whole genome shotgun sequence genomic DNA:
- the LOC120674359 gene encoding calcium permeable stress-gated cation channel 1-like — MANIKDIGLSAAINILGAIAFLLAFAFLRLQPINDRVYFPKWYLKGARESPSHGGTFVRKFVNLDMRSYLKFLSWMPAALKMPEDELISHAGLDSAVYLRIYLVGLKIFAPISILAFSVLVPVNWTNDTLEFSKVQHSNIDKLSISNIPVGSKRFIAHLTMAYVFTFWTCYVLLREYEIIAQMRLRFLASEKRRPDQFTVLVRNIPPDPDESIGELVEHFFLVNHPDHYLTHQVVYNANKLAKLVKEKMKMQNWLDYYQLKFERNASKRPTTKTGFLGCFGAKVDAIEYYKTEIERIENEEAEEREKIIKDPKSVVPAAFVSFRSRWGAAVCAQTQQTSNPTVWLTEWAPEPRDVYWDNLCIPFVSLTVRRLIMAVAFFFLNFFYVIPIAFVQSLANLEGIEKAAPFLKPLIEIPTIKSFIQGFLPGIALKIFLILLPSILMFMSKVEGLTSISSLERRSASKYYIFIFFNVFLASIIAGSALEQLKSFLHQSANEIPRTVGVAIPMKATFFITYVMVDGWAGVAGEILRLKPLVIFHLKNFFLVKTEKDREEAMDPGSIGFDSNEPQIQLYFLLGLVYAAVTPFLLPFILIFFAFAYIVYRHQIINVYNQEYESAAAFWPSVHGRIITALIISQFLLLGLLSTKGAGQSTPVLLVLPVVTFYFHKYCKNRYEPTFVKCPLQEAMKKDTLERARDPGFDLKGYLMTAYIHPVFKGDDDDEKFSIVDEPEAEQVLVATKRQSRRNTPVPSKYNDSDSPSLPEIVNDQRL; from the exons ATGGCTAATATTAAAGATATAGGCCTCTCTGCAGCTATCAATATATTGGGGGCCATAGCATTCCTTCTAGCATTTGCTTTCCTACGACTGCAGCCAATCAATGATAGGGTTTACTTCCCAAAATGGTACCTCAAAGGTGCAAGAGAGAGCCCAAGTCATGGGGGTACATTTGTTCGGAAATTTGTCAATTTGGACATGCGGTCGTACTTGAAGTTCTTAAGTTGGATGCCCGCTGCTCTCAAAATGCCTGAGGATGAGTTGATTAGCCATGCAGGGCTTGATTCAGCTGTCTATCTGCGGATTTACTTAGTTGG GCTTAAAATATTTGCTCCGATCTCAATTCTAGCATTTAGTGTTCTTGTCCCTGTTAATTGGACCAATGATACGCTGGAATTCTCGAAGGTACAACACAGCAACATTGATAAACTTTCGATATCAAATATACCTGTTGGATCAAAAAG GTTTATAGCCCATTTGACAATGGCATATGTTTTCACATTTTGGACCTGCTATGTACTGTTACGCGAGTATGAAATCATTGCACAAATGAGACTGCGTTTTCTTGCATCAGAGAAACGCAGACCAGACCAGTTCACG GTCCTTGTGCGTAATATACCACCTGATCCAGATGAATCAATTGGTGAGCTTGTTGAACATTTCTTTCTTGTGAATCATCCTGATCACTATCTGACGCACCAG gttgtttACAATGCAAATAAGCTTGCAAAATTGGTTAAAGAGAAGATGAAGATGCAGAATTGGCTTGACTACTATCAGCTGAAGTTTGAAAGAAATGCATCTAAGAGGCCTACTACTAAG ACTGGCTTTCTTGGTTGTTTTGGTGCCAAGGTGGATGCTATTGAGTACTACAAAACAGAAATTGAGAGGATAGAAAATGAA GAAGCAGAAGAGCGTGAAAAGATTATAAAAGATCCCAAATCAGTTGTCCCAGCAGCATTTGTTTCCTTCCGATCACGTTGGGGCGCAGCAGTTTGTGCTCAGACACAACAAACCAGTAATCCAACTGTTTGGTTGACGGAATGGGCTCCAGAACCTCGTGATGTGTACTGGGATAATTTGTGTATTCCATTTGTCTCCCTTACAGTTCGAAGGTTGATAATGGCAGTGGCATTCTTCTTTCTGAACTTCTTTTATGTGATCCCAATAGCATTTGTTCAGTCTCTTGCAAATCTTGAAGGGATTGAGAAGGCAGCTCCATTTCTGAAGCCTCTGATTGAAAT aCCTACTATTAAATCATTCATCCAAGGTTTCCTTCCTGGAATTGCTCTGAAGATATTCCTTATACTGCTCCCAAGCATATTAATGTTCATGTCTAAGGTTGAAGGATTGACATCGATATCTTCACTGGAAAGAAGATCTGCATCCAAATATTATATCTTCATATTCTTCAATGTGTTTCTTGCAAGCATTATTGCAGGATCTGCTTTAGAGCAGCTAAAAAGCTTTCTTCATCAATCTGCAAATGA AATACCGAGGACAGTTGGTGTAGCAATTCCAATGAAGGCAACCTTTTTTATAACATATGTCATGGTCGATGGTTGGGCTGGGGTAGCTGGTGAAATATTAAGATTGAAGCCACTGGTAATCTTCCACTTGAAAAActttttcttggtcaagactgaGAAAGACAGAGAAGAGGCAATGGACCCTGGCAGTATTGGTTTTGACTCAAATGAACCTCAAATTCAGCTCTATTTCTTACTTGGTCTTGTCTATGCTGCGGTGACACCATTTTTGCTCCCTTTCATATTGATATTCTTCGCGTTTGCATACATTGTATACCGCCACCAG ATAATAAATGTGTACAATCAAGAATATGAGAGTGCAGCAGCATTTTGGCCAAGTGTTCATGGACGTATAATCACAGCATTGATCATATCACAGTTCCTCCTCCTTGGATTACTTAGCACAAAAGGTGCTGGCCAGTCAACCCCGGTGCTCCTTGTTCTTCCGGTTGTAACCTTTTATTTCCACAAGTATTGCAAGAATCGCTATGAACCTACTTTTGTGAAATGCCCGTTACAG GAGGCAATGAAGAAGGATACCCTAGAACGTGCAAGAGATCCAGGATTTGATCTCAAAGGATATCTGATGACTGCCTACATCCACCCAGTATTCAAaggtgacgacgacgacgagaagtTCTCAATTGTGGATGAACCAGAGGCAGAGCAAGTCCTGGTGGCAACCAAGCGGCAATCCAGGCGGAACACCCCTGTCCCCAGTAAATACAATGACTCGGATTCACCTTCTCTGCCTGAAATTGTAAATGATCAGCGGCTGTAA